Proteins found in one Poecilia reticulata strain Guanapo linkage group LG15, Guppy_female_1.0+MT, whole genome shotgun sequence genomic segment:
- the rassf4a gene encoding ras association domain-containing protein 4a isoform X1 codes for MSRDYINCFVSFSPVRMCERQTFVKLSEEKLIPKSDILSLLRTYNCYHEGKNFQLRTREEDGQLILEGLLNIYWGLRRPIRLQMFDDNERFRLNRNEISTVAKQASAESNNNLLNGEPRPADGDIGGQEEEDSPQLLRTRSDASFMRVQRRSNTHTAGDLQRLRAHRFSINGHFYNHKTSVFTPAYGSVTNVRVNSSMTTGQVLNLLLHKFRVENNSEDFVLYMVHESGERTRLKNDEHPLVTRVLYGPCEKISKIFITEADLGEEVTYDVAQYIKFEIPVLDSFVEKLKEEEEREIVKLTKKYSALRSMILHQLEGRGHSSDRV; via the exons ATGAGCAGAGACTACATAAACTGTTTTGTCTCGTTTTCTCCAGTGAGAATGTGTGAACGTCAGACCTTTGTAAAGCTCAGCGAAGAGAAGCTCATACCAAA GTCTGACATCCTGTCGCTGCTGAGAACCTACAACTGCTACCATGAGGGAAAAAACTTTCAGCTGCGGACTCGCGAG GAGGATGGGCAGCTCATTCTAGAGGGGCTGCTAAACATTTACTGGGGACTGCGCCGACCAATAAGACTTCAGATGTTTGATGACAACGAAAGATTTCGTCTGAACAG gaATGAAATATCCACCGTGGCAAAGCAAGCATCTGCAGAGTCCAACAATAACTTACTGAACGGAGAACCTAGACCAGCTG ACGGTGATATTGGGGGCCAAGAGGAAGAGGACTCCCCCCAGCTGCTGAGGACCAGGAGTGATGCTTCCTTCATGCGAGTTCAGAGGaggtcaaacacacacactgccgGAGACCTGCAGCGCCTGCGCGCACACAGGTTCTCCATCAACGGCCACTTCTACAACCACAAG ACGTCTGTTTTCACTCCAGCTTATGGTTCGGTCACGAATGTTCGCGTAAACAGCTCAATGACAACTGGACAAGTCCTCAACCTGCTGCTACACAAGTTTAGG gttGAAAACAACTCTGAAGACTTTGTCCTTTACATGGTACACGAGTCTGGGG AAAGGACACGACTGAAGAATGACGAACACCCTCTGGTCACTCGCGTGCTCTACGGGCCGTGTGAGAAAATCTCCAAAATCTTTATCACAGAAGCCGACCTGGGAGAGGAAGTGACATACGAT GTTGCTCAGTATATCAAATTTGAAATTCCGGTTTTAGACAGCTTTGTAGAGAAActcaaagaggaagaggaacgTGAAATAGTTAAACTGACAAAGAA GTACAGCGCTCTGAGATCTATGATATTGCATCAGCTCGAAGGCAGAGGTCACAGCAGTGACCGAGTAtga
- the rassf4a gene encoding ras association domain-containing protein 4a isoform X2, with protein sequence MCERQTFVKLSEEKLIPKSDILSLLRTYNCYHEGKNFQLRTREEDGQLILEGLLNIYWGLRRPIRLQMFDDNERFRLNRNEISTVAKQASAESNNNLLNGEPRPADGDIGGQEEEDSPQLLRTRSDASFMRVQRRSNTHTAGDLQRLRAHRFSINGHFYNHKTSVFTPAYGSVTNVRVNSSMTTGQVLNLLLHKFRVENNSEDFVLYMVHESGERTRLKNDEHPLVTRVLYGPCEKISKIFITEADLGEEVTYDVAQYIKFEIPVLDSFVEKLKEEEEREIVKLTKKYSALRSMILHQLEGRGHSSDRV encoded by the exons ATGTGTGAACGTCAGACCTTTGTAAAGCTCAGCGAAGAGAAGCTCATACCAAA GTCTGACATCCTGTCGCTGCTGAGAACCTACAACTGCTACCATGAGGGAAAAAACTTTCAGCTGCGGACTCGCGAG GAGGATGGGCAGCTCATTCTAGAGGGGCTGCTAAACATTTACTGGGGACTGCGCCGACCAATAAGACTTCAGATGTTTGATGACAACGAAAGATTTCGTCTGAACAG gaATGAAATATCCACCGTGGCAAAGCAAGCATCTGCAGAGTCCAACAATAACTTACTGAACGGAGAACCTAGACCAGCTG ACGGTGATATTGGGGGCCAAGAGGAAGAGGACTCCCCCCAGCTGCTGAGGACCAGGAGTGATGCTTCCTTCATGCGAGTTCAGAGGaggtcaaacacacacactgccgGAGACCTGCAGCGCCTGCGCGCACACAGGTTCTCCATCAACGGCCACTTCTACAACCACAAG ACGTCTGTTTTCACTCCAGCTTATGGTTCGGTCACGAATGTTCGCGTAAACAGCTCAATGACAACTGGACAAGTCCTCAACCTGCTGCTACACAAGTTTAGG gttGAAAACAACTCTGAAGACTTTGTCCTTTACATGGTACACGAGTCTGGGG AAAGGACACGACTGAAGAATGACGAACACCCTCTGGTCACTCGCGTGCTCTACGGGCCGTGTGAGAAAATCTCCAAAATCTTTATCACAGAAGCCGACCTGGGAGAGGAAGTGACATACGAT GTTGCTCAGTATATCAAATTTGAAATTCCGGTTTTAGACAGCTTTGTAGAGAAActcaaagaggaagaggaacgTGAAATAGTTAAACTGACAAAGAA GTACAGCGCTCTGAGATCTATGATATTGCATCAGCTCGAAGGCAGAGGTCACAGCAGTGACCGAGTAtga